One part of the Tachyglossus aculeatus isolate mTacAcu1 chromosome 26, mTacAcu1.pri, whole genome shotgun sequence genome encodes these proteins:
- the LOC119946078 gene encoding kallikrein-13-like isoform X1, whose protein sequence is MWLALALTLAASAAASQEFPKILNGSVAGGQSLPGGYTCAPHSQPWQAALMEGGTLRCGATVIHRLWVLTAAHCYRKNYTVLLGKHNLTGEQEPGQQSRWVQRSVPHPSYQSSPTHHNHDHDIMLLRLSRPIKFSNTIRPLALATDNGLPPGTPCLVSGWGSTTSPEVNYPNSLQCADIQLRSDVECHQVYPGRVTPNMLCAGTQEGGKDSCEGDSGGPLVCNGRLQGIISWGDFPCGQPNRPGVYTRVPRYLKWISDTIGRD, encoded by the exons CCGCCAGCCAGGAGTTCCCGAAAATCCTCAACGGGTCCGTGGCGGGCGGCCAGTCCCTGCCGGGGGGCTACACGTGCGCCCCCCACTCACAGCCTTGGCAGGCAGCGCTGATGGAGGGGGGCACTCTGCGCTGCGGGGCCACGGTCATCCACCGCCTCTGGGTGCTGACCGCTGCCCACTGCTACCGCAA gaACTACACGGTTCTCCTGGGCAAACACAACCTGACGGGGGAGCAGGAGCCCGGTCAACAGAGCCGCTGGGTCCAGCGCTCCGTGCCGCATCCCTCCTACCAGAGCAGCCCTACCCATCACAACCACGACCACGACATCATGTTACTGCGCCTCAGCAGGCCTATCAAATTCTCCAACACCATCCGCCCGCTGGCCCTGGCCACCGACAACGGCctgccccccgggaccccctgcCTCGTCTCGGGCTGGGGCAGCACCACCAGTCCTGAGG TTAACTACCCAAACAGCCTGCAATGTGCAGACATCCAGCTGCGCTCTGACGTGGAGTGCCACCAGGTCTACCCGGGCAGGGTCACCCCCAACATGCTCTGTGCGGGCACTCAGGAGGGTGGCAAGGATTCTTGTGAG gGAGACTCGGGTGGTCCTCTGGTCTGTAATGGGCGACTCCAGGGCATCATCTCATGGGGGGATTTCCCCTGTGGCCAGCCCAACCGGCCCGGCGTCTACACCCGCGTCCCCCGCTACTTGAAGTGGATTTCGGACACGATCGGCAGAGACTGA